In Rheinheimera sp. MM224, one DNA window encodes the following:
- a CDS encoding DUF962 domain-containing protein: MSGFRSFSEFYPYYLSEHKDPVCRRLHYIGSTLVLAILATLVVTGLWGYWWLMLLAGYGFAWVGHFKFEHNKPATFKYPFYSLAADWVMYKDFLTGQLEQKLQKLP, from the coding sequence ATGTCCGGCTTTCGTAGTTTTTCCGAGTTTTATCCTTATTATTTATCTGAACATAAAGACCCGGTTTGCCGCCGATTGCATTACATAGGATCGACTTTAGTGCTGGCAATATTGGCCACTTTGGTTGTAACAGGTTTATGGGGTTATTGGTGGTTGATGCTGCTTGCTGGTTATGGTTTTGCCTGGGTTGGTCACTTTAAATTTGAACATAACAAACCCGCCACCTTTAAATATCCATTTTACAGTCTGGCGGCGGATTGGGTGATGTATAAAGATTTTCTGACCGGGCAGTTGGAGCAAAAACTGCAGAAACTGCCTTAA